The genomic region TTGAATGGTGGATTCATCAAGACCCATCATGACATCAGGACGTTGTGGTGTCACTATAGCCGGGGGATTGGACCTACTGCCTCTTGCACTTTCCATGCAACATGTGAAACATGCAATCCCAATAACACAGGTGATGGTTGGTAAGGCAATAGAGAAGCAGACGATCCTAAAAATTCGGAGACCTGTAGATAATTGGCCTGAAATTTGAAGCAGTTGAGGTCTAAATTAAGTAGCAATCAAAGGGATCAGATACAGTTTAGAGCTAAATTATCACCTAATTCTACATTCATTTTAGATTTCATATTTGAATGCTTTGCAAAAAAGGATGTCTATACTCTATCCCATGAGAGGGGAGAACAAGCACAGAATTTGGAATCAAAATAGATATGTAGAAGTTTTATTAGGCTTTGCAATCAATGCCAAGTATATGTAATGGAAAATTAAAGCTGTTGTTATACTGCAATTTGGTACAAAGGTCTAGAATCTTTTTGATTTTGGTAACAGAGATTTTAGAACTTAATGGGAGCTTTTTCTTGTCCTCAGGAATATAATATGCTCTAAAGATCTGTAGGTTAGTTAAATCCAAATAAATAGTTTGACTTGAGTGAGAGATCTCAACAAATTAACTAcgtaaataaaaattaacatgattaatttaatttaatgggGGCAAGTGAGTTGTTGCATCTTCGAGTTCCAGCAAATGGAATCAATAGGATAACCACCAATATGCTGTTGTTCAAAGCTAAAGGAACCTAAAATTTAGATATCTAACAATACCCTTAAAGCCAGTTCAGAAATTAAGTGCCGATTAGGATGTCTAATGAGACGTCATTGTAGCTTGACAGACTAACAACAAAAAAGGGTTGGCAATTAAGGTCGGTAGAACCTGAATTTTAGTGATGGACTATCTAACTCATTGTTTCACAAGTGAATCTTGAGTTTGACTcctctctccattttttttttagaaaaaacagATAAGCTCTGTACTAACATTATGATACACCTAGACATTTAGGCCGATATGTGtgttaaatttgttaaatatgaaTTAGAGATggaaattttgttaatattttagaactattcaaattttgattattcgtttaataaaattattattaagaagaACTAGAGTATATCTTATTAACATATCAATTCTAATAAATTGTAGGAATTCTATTTCCTATATTTGAAGTATAAATTATCAATTCTCACATACCCTACCTGTATTAGAATTACTAATGTAACACTTGAATTCaacatttcactttttttttccccttaaaacTACCTATATAAAGTTAATTTTAGAGAATATGATATTTTGGGCAAAACTTAAatacagtacttaggtgttgttccttaaatTCCCCTTCTAAGATTCtttcatgtgaatttttttttcatgagattgaagtgtattttttaatttagaattcatatggctgaattttaagaggaaaaCTTAATTAGGAAACAGTACTTAAGGcactgtacttaagttttgtcctAATTCTTTATATCTAAAATTAGATATTTATTAATATGttagaaacaaaattttatggTTTAAAAGATTATTCTTAATTAGCGGTCAAAATATCAATACCGACGGATCTGTTTAAGATTATCttaaacttcaaattttatacttctTAGATATAGTGTTGTCTAAACTACAATATAATTGTCAATTCTATCAATCCTACGGCTCCCATTCCATTGACAttgtcttctctctcttttttttttttcctaatcaaTACCAATAATAAAATACGAAGAATGTGCatgatatatatacactatCCTTTTCGAAGTCAACGACCTTAATAAGCGTTACAACATTGTTATCCGTAGGCCCAAATAAGAATATATAGACCTAGTCCGAAAGCTGACatgccatctctctctctctccaattcaTTATTCATTTTCAAGATCTACGTAGGGTTTGATGGTTCTAAAACGATTCTAATTCTATGTTAAAGAAATTATATACGTCtgttatcaaataaataatggaaaacaaacaaataaataaagagaatatAGAAAGGAAAATGTAAATTAATTACCTGCTTGAGGTGGAAAGAAACAACCAATTTGTTGAGTAGTACTATTATTTGTCCTGAATCCACACACACCGCCTTGTGTTTCACAATCTCCACAACCGGGTACGTACCACGTTAAAAGAAGATCCTGATTGAGGTCATGATCTATGAATCCCTCATAATACTGGGATGGCCAGGTGACCGGAACCGGCGATATGGTAATGACTTTGCATGAAGGAATGGTAGAATTAGCAAGAATCAACGAGGATGTAGCTAAGATAGAATGTGTGGAATTGCTGAGGCATTCGATGACAGAGAGACCAAACTTTCTGAACTGAGATGGGCAGCGGAGAAATACGTATTCCTGATTGAAAGCAGCAACGAAAGGTGAGCCAGAAAGGTTGAAGCGTAGGAGCCTTCGTGAAAGGCAACGATCAGGGTCATACAACTCTATCCGCTGGTTCGGATAGTCGATGCTGCGCACAAAGAATTCACCGGAATGAGGAAGTTTTACAACTGTTTGACTCTTACTATTGCAGCTGAGGTCGAAACCTGGATATCCACACTCATTACTATCATTATCACGCCCAGATTGAGATTGTAATTGGAAGGGAAAACGAATAGATGGGCCGTTTCTGCCACACTTGGAGGCTGGGCAAGGTCCAGCTCCTGCagctttaattttaataatgataataatggGATTGGGAGAGAggaacaagaagaagaggacAAGAGACAAGACTTGGAAtatgctcattttttttctttgttgaaattgaaagcCCCCCTGAATCCAGGGCCTTAGGGGTGAGATTGGGCACCCCTTGcacatatatatagaatttaatATATAGACTTAATTAAGTAGCCtgttttaactttaaaaagtCTCACCAtcattattaaataaatttctaaacAATTCTAAAGtcaatgttttaattttgataCTGATCTggcatttataaattataactaACTGCATTATCCAATCAACACTGGTTGGTAGCGGCCTACTGACCGTTATTGTTACAGTTACGTACGTACGTGTCTGTCTAGTACTACTACAATATAATGGTACGGCTGCCATGTAAATACTTACCacctataaaattaatttattatatttgctTCCAATGCTTAAAATTTTGTCATTGTCCCCCCTAATTATCAGGGGAAAAGTCATACATgaactatttataaaaatattgctAAATATTAGGTAGAAAGCTGCAATTGAGCATGATAATATTAATAGTTATCATAAACACCCCTTAtcttatctccaaaaaaaaaaaaagactcaagtAATGTGAAATACTTTTACGCATTTCATGTCTATAAGACTATAACGCATGACCGAACCTGGTTTTGTAGACTTAAACCAATAATTGaagtaaaaagttttttttttctatttttaaccACCCACTTTTCATTTTCAGTTCTTAtacattcaattaaaatattgatattcttctcaaaaatatatatattaaaatattaatcataatttttttaattttgtttagggAGTAGAGAGAATGGAAATAGAAATAAGTTAGAAACTTAGAATATAAAAACAGGAGAAAAGTTTTACAAAACGCTACAGTACTCCCCAAACTTGTTGAGCACTAAAGCATTTTGCAAAATTGTGAATAG from Castanea sativa cultivar Marrone di Chiusa Pesio chromosome 11, ASM4071231v1 harbors:
- the LOC142617657 gene encoding putative RING-H2 finger protein ATL21A: MSIFQVLSLVLFFLFLSPNPIIIIIKIKAAGAGPCPASKCGRNGPSIRFPFQLQSQSGRDNDSNECGYPGFDLSCNSKSQTVVKLPHSGEFFVRSIDYPNQRIELYDPDRCLSRRLLRFNLSGSPFVAAFNQEYVFLRCPSQFRKFGLSVIECLSNSTHSILATSSLILANSTIPSCKVITISPVPVTWPSQYYEGFIDHDLNQDLLLTWYVPGCGDCETQGGVCGFRTNNSTTQQIGCFFPPQAGQLSTGLRIFRIVCFSIALPTITCVIGIACFTCCMESARGSRSNPPAIVTPQRPDVMMGLDESTIQSYEKLVLEESQKLPGPNDNTCPICLSEYCPKDTLRCIPECKHCFHVECIDEWLRMNKTCPVCRKYPSTAHQDTSDIV